The following nucleotide sequence is from Bacteroidota bacterium.
AATCGAAGTTCATGTACAAGGAGCGGAACGACTCGGCAACGGCCGAATCGGCAGCGTTGCGCATTACATTGGGCAGGCCGGTATCGTTATGGTAAATGTTGCCAAGAATGGGTATATCGCTTATCGATTCTATATCTTCGTGTCGGCTGATACGGTTATTGAGCATATCGCGCAGGGTCAGGAAGGTGTATGGAAGGAAAATACCCATGATGATGGCAATTACCAGATTGATCTTCTTTTTGGGGCCAATAGGGTTGTAGCTTAATACGCGTGCTGGGTCAACAATTTCGTAGTCCGGAAAATTCGAAGCACGGATAATTTGCGATTCGGCTCGTTTCTGTAGCAAAAAGGTATAGATCTCGTCGTTTATCTCGAATTCGCGTTCAATGCCTTTGAGTTGGAGTTCTGTTCTTGGCATACCCGATATTTGTGCCGAAAGTTTATTGATCCGGTATTCGATTTCATTCAAACTGATTTTTAGGGTATTCAGGCTGTTTTCGACATTGTCGGAAATACTTTCGAGGGTTCCCCTTATTTGCCTGTCGATGTCTTCGAGAAAAATATTGTTGTTGGTTTTATCGTCCAGTAAACGGGTACGTTCGGCATTAAGGGTGAGTAAGTTACTGATGAGTTCAGTTAAAACGGGGTCGACAATATTCATGGTCGATGGGGTTTTGAGCCGCGAAATATCCTGGCTCTTCACCACATATGTTTTCAAGTATTCGTAATAGCGAATTTGCACTTCGGTTTGTGCCTTTTGTGATTCAAGTTCATTCAGCATTCTCAATACTTCCTGCCCTTGAAAACTTAAATCCATCACTTGGTTCGATGACCTGAAATTGCGAAGGTTAGCTTCTGCTTTTACGAGCGAGTCAGATATATCAGCAATTTGTCCATCGATAAAATCGATGGTGCTCAGGGCTACCTTATTTTTCTTTTCCACATTTACATCGAGGTATAAATTGGTCAGTTCGTTCAGAAAATCTGAGATCTTTTCAATATTGCCCCCTGTAAGGGATATTCGTATCAGAGTGGCCTGTGGCTTCACCAATTCTGCCCGCATTTTTTGCTGGTATTCCGCTGTTAGGTGGTTAAGGTTGTTCATTTGAAAATAAAATACCTTGCCATAGGATTGAGGTGTAAGTGCCTGAGTAGAGCTTATTTCGAACGAAAAATAGGGATGCTGCAAGCGTTCATTGAATTTTAGGGTGTCATGAATCACATAGCCTTCGATGATATTAAGCTGTTTGTTATCGATGTAATTGAATAATGGTTTTGCTTCTGATTTGCTGGTTAAGACATATCTTTTTTCGTCAAGAATTTTTACTTCGAACAGGCTGTATACTACCTGAGGGTGAGACTTGTCGAGAGTTACTTTAAATGGAAGGTTCGTGTGAACATCTTCGAGGTATTTGGTATTACCACCCAGGTATTTTTTTGGAAAACTGGAATATTTCCTATAATACGAGACCTGATAATTAAGGCGCATAAGGGCTTCGCGCACTAAACCAAACGAATTGAACAATTCAAGCTGGTTTTCCATGTCGGTTTGGTTGCCCATAAAACTAAAACCTTGCAATACATCGGGGCCAGAAAGGAGATTAGTTCGGTCTTGCTCCGAGAAGTAAATGGTTGTACTGTTGCGGTATATCGGTTTGGCAAGCATGTTCATTAACACAGCAAAAAACAAAAAGATACCCACTGTAACAAGGTATACTTTCTTATAATTTAAGAGGGTGTCAATTATTTTTTGAAAATCTGTACCGGTTTTAAGAATATCTTCAGATCGTTTTTCCATTTAATTCGGAATTAAGTTAAAGGTGGTAATAATAAGGGCAAGTGTTGTAAGAGAAGATAGGATTATGGACAGACTGTTGTAACTTCTTAAACTGGAATACTTTGCTTTAATAGGTTCTATCATTATCACATCGTTAGGCTGAAGGTAATACATTGCAGATTCTACAATGTCCTTTTGTGTTAAATCAAGTACATAAAATTTAATTTCGTCGTTCATCTCTCGCAAAAGTGTAACATTGGTAAGGTTGCCATAACTGGCCACGCCGCCAGCAAGCCCAAGTGCCTGAAAGCAACTTATTTTATCGTCGTAATACACATATTCTCCGGGTCGGTTCACTTCGCCTAAAATGGTGATGGTATTGCCAACAAACCTTACTGTAACAGAAATATTCTTTAAAAAACGGCTTAGCTGACTTTGAATCTCGGTTTGGGCCTCCTTTAACGTAAGATTGCTGACCATAATCGGGCCTGTAAAAGGAAGGTTAAGAAATCCTGAATCATTGACTGTGTAGCTGATTAAACGAGGGTCGACATTGGCAATGGAACTGTACCCTTCAGAAAACAAAGCTTGTGTCCGCTCGTCGGTACTGTATACTTTAATGTACAGGTTATCATATGGAAGTATTTCTTTCTCGTTATAAAGGGTATTATAGAGTAAACTATCGTTGTAAAGTTGGGGTTCGTGCACCAGTTTTAGTTTCTGATGAGGTATGCACGATTGCATGACCCATAAGATGAGCAAAAGCACAAAGCTATTGCGAAGCAGGTGGTTTGAATGTTTCATAGGGTTTTCTTCTATCATTGCCCGTAAATATATGAATTTCGTAGTTATAGCTTGTAGCTGTTTTTTAGGGAATTACTGATTTTTTACAGAATATTTTAAGCGTATTATGTACATGAAAAATACAAAGTTTCCTACAAAATAGCGCTTGAACAAGCGCTTGGGCTCGTGTATAAAACGATAAAACCATTCCATCTTTATTTTTTGAATCCAAAGTGGTGCCCTTTTTACCTTGCCGGCAATAAAATCGACAATGGCCCCACCTCCAATAGCCAGTTTGAGTTGGTTGAATCTTTCGAGGTTTTCCATGATCCATATCTCCTGTCTTGGCACTCCCATGCCCACAATTAACAGGTTCGCTTGTGAGTTATTGATTTCAGTTATAATTTTTTCATTTTCAGCTGAATCGAAATACCCACTGTGACTACCGACAATTTTTATCCCGGGGTGTTTTTTTTCTAATACCTCTTTGGTTTTTTCAATCACACCCGGTTGTCCCCCTAACAGAAAGAACTTTTTATTCTGATTATAAGCCATTTCAATAATTTTCGGAATCAGGTCGGTGCCATTCATATTTTCAGGTAGGCTGATACCGCTATATCTTGCTGCGAGTTCAATACCAATGCCATCGTTTAGTACTAAATCGGCTTTGTCAAGACAAATTTTGTAGGCTTCATTTTTTTGAGCCATATTAAAACAATGCGCATTGATAAAGAAAAGGGTGCGGCATTGTTTACCCATCAAAAAATCCGAACAAATTTCGAGACATTTTGGCGTGTCCAGTATATTAAGGCTAAGGTTGTAAAAGCTGGTTTTTTGCATAAAGTAGAAATAGGATTCTATTTAAGCCTTTCTATGACTTGATTTTGGCGCAAAGATCGAAAAATTGACTGGAAGGCACAGGTATTTTTGACGAATTACATGCTTTACTTTATGGATGTTATCTACCTAAAAAAAGTTATGTGAACAAGGATTGTTTTAATTATACATTTTTACTGCCTGCAAACATGTATCCCTTTATCCAATAGATAAGTCCAATTTTAAAGTTGACTATACTTTTCAGGAACAATTTCCGGTGCTCAGGGCCTGCTTTAAAAACCCGTTGGCTTATTCTGAAAAGTTTAATTAAAAACACCATAGGAGCAGTAAGTAAGGGAAATATTCCTTTATACATCGTGCTGTTATAGTATTGTCGTCTGTATACCAAAACGTACCTTCCTAAAAGTTCCTGGTTGCGGTAAAATTTCTTTTTGTCGGTGCGGAAAATATGATACACCATGGCTTGCGGCTGAAATTCCAGGCGGGCATATTTACCTGTCTTTAAACAAAAGAGGGTATCTTCCGACGCTCTTACCTCCGGAAACCCTCCTGCACTGTCGAATAGTTGTTTGTCGCAAAATAGGTTACACGAGGGGAAAAAGCTTCGCTCATTGGATACGCCAACAGGAAGGTATTCGTTAAACTGAAGGTAATATTGTGCAATGGCAATTTTATTGTTAAGCTGAAATTCGGGTAGTTTGTAACTTCCGCCACCAATCAGGATACCTCTTTCCGAAGCCTCGAGAATAGTCGAAATCCAATTCTTATCCGGGTAAGCATCTGAATCGATAAAAGCCAACACATCGCCTGAAGCTTGTTTTGCGCCAATGTTACGTTGTATGGCAGGTATTACCCTTATTCCGGAAGTAATCAATCGGTATCCTTTCCCCTTGAAGTTTTCAAGGTACTCTTTGGTAAGCTGATCATCAGAAGAATCGACCACAATGACTTCTTTGATACGTTCGAAATTGCTTAATGCAAAAATATGTTCGAGGGTGTAAGAAATGGTTTCAATAGAATTATAAGATGGGATAATGATGGAAATGCTTTTCATAGAGGATATAGTAGAGGTTTGATTGCTTGGCAAACTTAGGAAAGAGTTTAGTACAGATGCAAAGATACAAGAAATCCTCTCCCCGAAAATTTCGGAGAGAGGATTTCAGAATTGATTTTATATACAACCTGTTTCAACTGGTGAACAGGTATGTCTTTTCTTCGAATGCTTATTTTATTACCAGCGATTGCGATATCATCTGACTTTCAGAAAGTACCTGAACCAGGTAGTTTCCAGCAGGGAAACTAACATCTATGGTTTGAATTCCTTTAGCCATTTGCTGCTGGTAAACGATTTGGCCATTCATGCCTATTATCCTTACATTCGAATCTTCTTTTAAGTCTACAAAGAAGCTTACCTGAGCCGGATTGGGGAATACTTCCAGGATATCTTCTTTACTTATCTCTTTGCCAGCCGATGTATTTTGGTTGGCATAAAGTTTCAATTCAGAATAAGAGTTTACATTGTCGTTTGAAGTTCCCTGGCCAACCAGTTTAAAATAGTTGAATGTGGTTTCTGCCTTGGTGCTTGGAAGGTCGAATACCTGATAGTCTTCCGATAGGCCACATGATTCTTCCTGGCCCATTACAAGTTC
It contains:
- a CDS encoding polysaccharide biosynthesis tyrosine autokinase; amino-acid sequence: MEKRSEDILKTGTDFQKIIDTLLNYKKVYLVTVGIFLFFAVLMNMLAKPIYRNSTTIYFSEQDRTNLLSGPDVLQGFSFMGNQTDMENQLELFNSFGLVREALMRLNYQVSYYRKYSSFPKKYLGGNTKYLEDVHTNLPFKVTLDKSHPQVVYSLFEVKILDEKRYVLTSKSEAKPLFNYIDNKQLNIIEGYVIHDTLKFNERLQHPYFSFEISSTQALTPQSYGKVFYFQMNNLNHLTAEYQQKMRAELVKPQATLIRISLTGGNIEKISDFLNELTNLYLDVNVEKKNKVALSTIDFIDGQIADISDSLVKAEANLRNFRSSNQVMDLSFQGQEVLRMLNELESQKAQTEVQIRYYEYLKTYVVKSQDISRLKTPSTMNIVDPVLTELISNLLTLNAERTRLLDDKTNNNIFLEDIDRQIRGTLESISDNVENSLNTLKISLNEIEYRINKLSAQISGMPRTELQLKGIEREFEINDEIYTFLLQKRAESQIIRASNFPDYEIVDPARVLSYNPIGPKKKINLVIAIIMGIFLPYTFLTLRDMLNNRISRHEDIESISDIPILGNIYHNDTGLPNVMRNAADSAVAESFRSLYMNFDFFIKGRDQNIIVVTSSLSGEGKTFTAINLAGTIASFGKKTILIEYDLRRPSISKSMKLNSQIGTTSYLINKSLIEDLIIKTDDPNLDIITAGPVPPNPSVLIASEKTKELIQLLLNYYDNVVIDSAPVGIVPETLFLMKMANINILIARYNKSVKTVFRNTVKNLKRNEIENLTAVINDIDINSQSYKHYYDKKYYHPGANAKKALLNVRFLKKTSKS
- a CDS encoding polysaccharide export protein, with the translated sequence MKHSNHLLRNSFVLLLILWVMQSCIPHQKLKLVHEPQLYNDSLLYNTLYNEKEILPYDNLYIKVYSTDERTQALFSEGYSSIANVDPRLISYTVNDSGFLNLPFTGPIMVSNLTLKEAQTEIQSQLSRFLKNISVTVRFVGNTITILGEVNRPGEYVYYDDKISCFQALGLAGGVASYGNLTNVTLLREMNDEIKFYVLDLTQKDIVESAMYYLQPNDVIMIEPIKAKYSSLRSYNSLSIILSSLTTLALIITTFNLIPN
- a CDS encoding WecB/TagA/CpsF family glycosyltransferase, whose translation is MQKTSFYNLSLNILDTPKCLEICSDFLMGKQCRTLFFINAHCFNMAQKNEAYKICLDKADLVLNDGIGIELAARYSGISLPENMNGTDLIPKIIEMAYNQNKKFFLLGGQPGVIEKTKEVLEKKHPGIKIVGSHSGYFDSAENEKIITEINNSQANLLIVGMGVPRQEIWIMENLERFNQLKLAIGGGAIVDFIAGKVKRAPLWIQKIKMEWFYRFIHEPKRLFKRYFVGNFVFFMYIIRLKYSVKNQ
- a CDS encoding glycosyltransferase, producing the protein MKSISIIIPSYNSIETISYTLEHIFALSNFERIKEVIVVDSSDDQLTKEYLENFKGKGYRLITSGIRVIPAIQRNIGAKQASGDVLAFIDSDAYPDKNWISTILEASERGILIGGGSYKLPEFQLNNKIAIAQYYLQFNEYLPVGVSNERSFFPSCNLFCDKQLFDSAGGFPEVRASEDTLFCLKTGKYARLEFQPQAMVYHIFRTDKKKFYRNQELLGRYVLVYRRQYYNSTMYKGIFPLLTAPMVFLIKLFRISQRVFKAGPEHRKLFLKSIVNFKIGLIYWIKGYMFAGSKNV